The proteins below are encoded in one region of Scophthalmus maximus strain ysfricsl-2021 chromosome 4, ASM2237912v1, whole genome shotgun sequence:
- the nfat5b gene encoding nuclear factor of activated T-cells 5 isoform X3, which produces MPSSMTMEGPRSALSTSSSSTMHSSTSVSDQNPVHSNNVDPEDARSSRAVPEVVGAENGNGNSSSGGNCRGSSELGGGRGATSQEALPHHQMTPSKRRTILNISPPPQDLFDDSRMSCQDETSLDSEQSNSIWMDDSLSNFSVMSAVSYNDNTEVPRKSRKRTPRQRPGPKSVPAQGASMDVFDADSAKGPHFVLSQLGPDNKTGSKGSSDDPQTTNQKGGTLSMQYPQKSEGKELKILVQPETQHRARYLTEGSRGSVKDRTQQGFPTVKLEGANEPVILQVFVGSDTGRVKPHGFYQACRVTGRNTTTCKEVDIDGTTVIEVSLDPSTNMTLAVDCVGILKLRNADVEARIGVAGSKKKSTRARLVFRVNIPRSDGSVLILQTPSSPILCTQPAGVPEILKKSLHSCSVRGGEEVFIIGKNFLKDTKVIFHENVSDEKSWKAEAEIDMELFHQNHLIVKVPPYQNQAITSSVFVGVYVVTNAGRSHDVQPFTYTPDAAKHEVPVKKETSSPVKTCNFDEQLKVLDGALMPSMLPLVKREDVTPMEVTSNLQSSGVFKQTGDLCLAQQNTDMTTGHLNKNRPFSNNLSQAACDPDKGQASVFTNTEPLSTIQKQDIAATSSFSVPADSLLQQGSQQFLLEPREGLGQERPGSGSAGVTRLCGTPTPQQQQLPLFPPDDVAKGFCNLPLQSDNPLAKQQQQQIQHQQQIQKQQIQHQQQQQQQMQQQQLQQQQQVLENLQQHLFQSQIQMQCGIFQDASQGKNAEQQCSSQGVVPNTGSLFQQAQQQQQQQQQQQQQQQQQQQQQQQQAGLFQQANDLLLIQTNFLQQTPSHPSPPMFHNPSSLAETQDPQGALFQKSSQEQVQASLFQNTMTVLQSPEQQPSAPGLFLPQSSLPNQLATSNSQQQQQQQQQQQQQKQQQQQQQQLAFLSALQSPAPEPQSVFQAQTQLSPIQQRSPMEQQQQPSQPQTHTQPTQQASLFQNISPHPPSNTLSPAQQQQQQTNLLFCNNTLSTPDQASSLLFNSQGQMPPLTSSSLVSQEPQNSSLLFSQSNMVTVNQQDRSEPMALGNPTHPRQQVMFQEQQPMQLGSSSNNRQEQPVGLFMPQSNMASLQGGLAQELTQSPMFASQNGVASLQTTTSSPVQQPGALFQTAVSGTINQPSQPQQPGLFLFGIQNGCGQLMNTPGNTLSDQIIAISQSGQSQRESDARIQSLLSQSLSQSGTVQNSMSAPQNMEKIDDLLVSLQESGSNLTRSY; this is translated from the exons ATGCCCTCTTCTATGACCATGGAAGGCCCCCGCAGTGCTCTTTCCACCTCTTCCAGCTCCACCATGCATTCCAGTACTTCAGTCAGTGACCAGAACCCAGTTCACAGTAACAATGTTGACCCAGAGGATGCCAGGAGTAGCAGAGCGGTACCAGAGGTTGTGGGAGCAGAAAACGGGAATGgtaacagcagcagtggtggtAACTGCAGGGGGAGCAGTGAACTAGGGGGTGGAAGAGGTGCGACATCCCAGGAAGCCCTCCCACATCACCAGATGACCCCATCTAAGCGCCGCACCATACTGAACATCTCTCCACCTCCACAAGACTTGTTTGATGACAGCCGTATGTCCTGCCAGGATGAAACATCCCTGGACTCTGAGCAGAGTAACAGCATCTGGATGGATGACTCTCTCTCCAACTTCAGTGTCATGAGTGCTGTGTCTTACAACGACAACACAGAGGTACCAAGAAAGTCCCGTAAACGTACCCCTCGACAGAGGCCTGGACCCAAGTCCGTGCCTGCACAGGGAGCCAGCATGGACGTGTTTGATGCCGACAGCGCCAAAGGCCCACACTTTGTCCTGTCACAGTTAGGCCCTGACAACAAGACCGGATCTAAAGGAAG ctctgatgATCCTCAGACAACTAACCAAAAAGGGGGAACTCTTTCGATGCAATACCCACAGAAGAGTGAGGGGAAGGAACTGAAGATCCTTGTCCAGCCTGAGACTCAGCACCGAGCCCGCTATCTGACTGAAGGCAGCAGAGGGTCAGTGAAGGACCGTACGCAGCAGGGCTTCCCGACTGTGAAG CTGGAGGGGGCAAACGAGCCGGTGATTTTACAAGTGTTTGTGGGCAGCGATACTGGACGCGTGAAGCCTCATGGATTTTACCAGGCGTGCAGGGTGACCGGCCGCAACACCACAACCTGCAAGGAGGTTGACATCGACGGCACAACTGTCATTGAGGTTTCCCTTGATCCAAGCACCAACATGACACTAGC GGTGGACTGTGTCGGGATCTTGAAGCTACGTAATGCTGATGTCGAGGCTCGTATTGGCGTCGCTGGGTCCAAAAAGAAGAGCACACGCGCTCGCCTGGTGTTTCGGGTCAACATCCCGCGTTCAGACGGATCAGTGCTCATACTCCAGACTCCCTCATCTCCAATCTTGTGTA CCCAGCCTGCAGGGGTGCCTGAAATCTTGAAGAAATCACTGCACAGTTGTTCCGTGAGGGGTGGAGAAGAAGTCTTCATCATTGGCAAAAACTTTCTCAAAGACACCAAAGTCATATTTCATGAGAATGTTTCTG ATGAGAAATCGTGGAAGGCAGAGGCTGAAATCGACATGGAGCTGTTTCACCAG AATCACTTGATAGTGAAGGTTCCTCCGTACCAGAATCAAGCCATCACCTCATCAGTGTTTGTGGGAGTCTATGTGGTGACAAATGCTGGGAGATCCCATGATGTTCAGCCTTTTACTTACACTCCTGATGCGG CAAAACATGAAGTTCCCGTGAAGAAAGAGACGTCGTCTCCAGTGAAGACTTGTAATTTTGATGAACAacttaaag TTCTAGATGGTGCTTTGATGCCCTCTATGTTGCCTTTagtgaaaagagaagatgtCACTCCAATGGAGGTGACCAGCAACCTCCAATCTTCTGGAGTATTTAAG CAGACTGGTGACCTGTGTCTAGCCCAGCAGAACACAGACATGACTACAGGACatctaaataaaaacagacccTTCTCCAACAACCTGTCTCAGGCCGCATGTGACCCTGACAAAGGCCAGGCTTCTGTTTTTACCAACACTGAGCCCTTGAGCACCATCCAGAAGCAGGACATTGCTGCCACCAGTTCATTTTCTGTGCCTGCGGACTCCCTGCTCCAGCAAGGCTCACAGCAATTCCTCCTGGAGCCCAGAGAAGGCCTCGGGCAGGAGAGGCCAGGCAGTGGGTCTGCTGGTGTGACGAGGCTGTGTGGAACACCTACACCCCAACAGCAGCAGTTGCCGCTGTTCCCTCCAGATGATGTGGCCAAAGGGTTCTGTAATTTACCCCTTCAGTCTGACAACCCCCTggccaaacagcagcagcaacaaatcCAGCACCAACAACAGATCCAAAAACAGCAAATCCAAcaccaacagcaacagcagcagcaaatgcagcaacaacaactgcaacagcagcagcaggtgttgGAGAATTTACAGCAGCATTTGTTTCAGTCACAGATTCAGATGCAGTGTGGCATTTTTCAAGATGCCTCACAGGGCAAGAACGCAGAACAGCAGTGCTCATCACAAGGGGTGGTGCCAAACACAGGGTCTCTTTTCCAGCAGGcccaacagcagcaacagcagcagcagcagcagcagcaacaacaacaacagcaacaacagcaacaacagcaacaagcaGGTCTTTTTCAGCAGGCAAATGACCTACTTTTAATTCAGACCAACTTCCTCCAGCAGACACCCTCTCACCCTTCACCACCCATGTTCCACAATCCCAGCTCTTTGGCTGAAACACAAGATCCACAGGGGGCTCTGTTTCAGAAATCATCTCAGGAGCAGGTCCAGGCTTCTCTCTTTCAAAACACCATGACAGTCCTACAGTCTCCAGAGCAACAACCCTCAGCGCCTGGACTTTTCCTCCCCCAATCCTCCCTACCCAATCAGCTCGCAACCAGCAATtctcaacaacagcagcagcagcagcagcaacaacaacaacagaagcagcagcagcagcaacagcaacagctggCCTTCCTGAGTGCCTTACAATCCCCTGCCCCTGAACCACAATCAGTATTTCAGGCTCAGACCCAGCTCTCCCCAATCCAGCAGAGAAGCCccatggagcagcagcagcagccctcccagcctcagacccacacacagcCGACCCAGCAGGCTTCCTTATTTCAGAACATCTCCCCACATCCACCTTCAAACACGCTATCTCcagcccagcagcagcaacagcagacaAACCTACTGTTCTGCAACAACACCCTGTCCACACCAGATCAGGCCTCCAGCCTCCTGTTCAACAGCCAGGGCCAGATGCCTCCTTTGACCAGCAGCAGTCTAGTTTCTCAAGAGCCCCAGaactcctctctgctcttttccCAATCTAATATGGTGACAGTAAACCAGCAGGACCGCTCTGAGCCCATGGCTTTGGGGAACCCCACCCATCCACGACAGCAAGTCATGTTTCAGGAGCAACAACCCATGCAGCTGGGCAGTAGCTCAAACAACCGGCAGGAGCAGCCTGTGGGCCTCTTCATGCCTCAGTCCAACATGGCCTCTCTGCAGGGGGGACTGGCTCAGGAGCTCACACAGTCGCCCATGTTTGCCTCACAGAACGGCGTGGCGAGCCTTCAGACGaccacctcctcccctgtcCAACAGCCAGGAGCGCTCTTTCAAACTGCTGTGAGTGGGACCATTAATCAGCCCAGCCAGCCCCAACAACCTGGCCTGTTTCTTTTTGGGATTCAGAACG GATGTGGTCAGTTGATGAACACTCCTGGAAACACGCTGTCCGATCAGATAATAGCCATCAGCCAGTCTGGTCAGAGCCAAAGAGAGAGTGACGCACGGATCCAGTCCCTTCTCAGCCAGTCCCTGTCTCAGTCTGGGACTGTGCAGAACAGCATGTCTGCCCCGCAAAACATGGAGAAGATTGATGACCTGTTGGTCAGCCTTCAGGAGTCAGGCAGCAACTTAACTCGGTCATATTAA